Proteins from one Myxococcales bacterium genomic window:
- a CDS encoding MBOAT family protein codes for MPRSLPIIAAGCVLAPVGLYLLVRAKKVRLLFILGASYVFYAHWDWRFLPLIWGSSTLDWLLGHAIARAGSDRSRKLWLAGTVILNLGVLGIFKYFNFGIDTATVVLGKVGVHVPEVALRVALPIGVSFFTFESMSYVIDVYRRQIEPHRSYVEYLAFVAFFPHLVAGPIVRPRDLLPQLAGKARWNSAEGSEGLFLIAAGLSKKIIIGDYLALNLVDRVFDAPTQYSALECYSAVLGYAVQIYCDFSGYTDIAIGSALLLGVRFPLNFDSPYKAPNIQDFWRRWHISLSTWLRDYLYVPLGGNRKGEARTYVNLMLTMLLGGLWHGANWTFVVWGGLHGAALAVTRAYTAWRARLGVRKRSSPWVHALSVLGTFHLVCVAWIFFRAETFAKASIIFAQLGTLTTYHPNLPAPVLGLLALGLLSHWAPERWYLGAQRVFAQMPAPAQGMALFCVGLALRAMATADAVPFVYFQF; via the coding sequence ATTCCACGTAGCCTGCCGATCATCGCCGCCGGCTGCGTGCTCGCGCCTGTCGGCCTGTACCTGCTCGTGCGCGCCAAGAAGGTGCGCCTGTTGTTCATCCTGGGCGCGAGCTACGTGTTCTACGCCCACTGGGACTGGCGTTTCCTGCCGCTCATCTGGGGTTCGTCGACCCTCGATTGGTTGCTCGGCCACGCCATCGCCCGCGCCGGCAGCGATCGCTCCCGCAAGCTGTGGCTCGCTGGCACGGTGATCCTGAACCTGGGTGTGCTCGGGATCTTCAAGTACTTCAACTTCGGCATCGATACCGCAACCGTCGTTCTGGGCAAGGTAGGGGTTCACGTGCCCGAGGTCGCGCTGCGAGTCGCGCTGCCCATCGGCGTCAGCTTCTTCACCTTCGAGTCGATGAGCTACGTGATCGACGTCTACCGGCGCCAGATCGAGCCTCACCGGAGCTACGTCGAGTACCTGGCCTTCGTGGCCTTCTTCCCGCACCTCGTCGCCGGTCCCATCGTTCGCCCGCGCGATCTCTTGCCGCAGCTCGCCGGCAAGGCGCGCTGGAATTCGGCGGAGGGCAGCGAGGGGCTGTTCCTGATCGCGGCGGGTCTGTCGAAGAAGATCATCATCGGGGACTACCTCGCGTTGAACCTCGTAGACCGGGTGTTCGACGCCCCGACGCAGTACTCCGCTCTCGAGTGCTACTCGGCGGTGCTGGGTTACGCGGTGCAGATCTACTGCGACTTCTCCGGCTACACCGACATCGCCATCGGCTCGGCGTTGTTGCTCGGTGTGCGGTTCCCGCTCAACTTCGACTCACCCTACAAGGCGCCCAACATCCAGGACTTCTGGCGTCGCTGGCACATCTCACTGTCGACCTGGCTGCGCGACTACCTCTACGTGCCGCTCGGCGGCAACCGCAAAGGCGAGGCGCGCACCTACGTGAACCTGATGCTGACCATGTTGCTCGGCGGCCTGTGGCACGGCGCCAACTGGACCTTCGTGGTCTGGGGTGGCCTGCACGGCGCCGCCCTGGCGGTGACCCGGGCGTACACCGCCTGGCGAGCTCGCTTGGGTGTGAGAAAACGTAGCTCGCCGTGGGTCCACGCGCTGAGTGTGCTCGGCACGTTCCACCTGGTGTGTGTCGCGTGGATCTTCTTCCGCGCCGAGACCTTCGCCAAGGCCTCGATCATCTTCGCTCAGCTCGGCACACTCACGACGTACCACCCGAACCTGCCCGCACCGGTGCTCGGCCTCCTGGCTCTGGGCCTGCTCTCTCACTGGGCACCCGAGCGCTGGTACCTGGGGGCGCAGCGTGTTTTTGCACAAATGCCGGCGCCAGCCCAGGGAATGGCGTTGTTCTGCGTTGGCCTCGCGCTGCGTGCCATGGCCACCGCAGACGCGGTACCCTTCGTCTACTTCCAGTTTTGA